The following coding sequences lie in one Candidatus Eremiobacterota bacterium genomic window:
- a CDS encoding molybdopterin-dependent oxidoreductase, translated as MSAPLLATGAEMVNISIDGVPVTVPKGTLLVEAAKTVKQQIPIYCYHTKLGPAGLCRICMVEIEGMPKLQIACNTAATDGMVVRTGGARVEAARALVLELFLVNHPLDCPICDKGGECDLQDYSMAYARATSDVADPKLAKPKAVDLGPTIVLDEERCIVCQRCVRFDDIIAEERQLVVKDRGARDIIATATGHPYRHNFTGNVTELCPVGALTSKTYRFKSRPWDLTRTQTSCTQCAVGCQQFADVRHGTLLRTMSVEDDLISDGWLCDRGRYNVGFYGSPDRLAQPLYRHNGRLVQVGWDDAFTLWATAIREAIASRGPGAVGAIGGGRLTNEEAYALQHVFRSIGVSNLDWRAGSQRQATPGRHAAPLDRIDDAQAVVIAGESLAERAPVLWLRIRKAARRGTTIVQAAGPADARHAVGEASRIAIVWDGLDLELGRRYAAAFADVTELSAYIAGEQANARGAELMGMLPFSAPGYAAARPGLDGYGMLDAARSGDLTVLSIFALNPARNANDPANAQKALESVPFLVVSELFMTETARRATLVLPALGAFEKKGTTLNIGGDLLPVNASLAAPEFAYSDLEMIAGLARQLEVEVPAPEEVHRAIVSLAAAGAPDFDLGEARFGPDSVGPREVTLLSGGGTWLHDPWLAGMRA; from the coding sequence ATGAGCGCGCCATTACTTGCGACCGGCGCGGAGATGGTGAACATTTCGATCGACGGAGTGCCGGTCACCGTTCCAAAGGGCACCTTGCTCGTCGAAGCGGCCAAGACGGTCAAGCAGCAGATTCCGATCTATTGCTATCACACCAAATTGGGCCCGGCGGGCCTCTGCCGTATCTGCATGGTCGAGATCGAAGGCATGCCCAAGCTCCAAATCGCCTGCAATACTGCGGCGACCGACGGTATGGTGGTGCGGACCGGAGGCGCACGTGTCGAGGCGGCGCGCGCCCTCGTGCTCGAGCTTTTTCTCGTCAATCATCCGCTGGATTGTCCGATTTGCGACAAAGGCGGCGAATGCGATTTGCAAGATTATTCGATGGCATACGCGCGAGCGACATCGGACGTGGCCGATCCTAAGCTGGCAAAGCCCAAGGCCGTCGATTTGGGCCCGACCATCGTGCTCGATGAAGAGCGCTGCATCGTCTGCCAGCGCTGCGTGCGTTTTGATGACATTATCGCCGAAGAACGTCAGCTCGTCGTGAAAGATCGCGGCGCGCGCGACATTATCGCAACGGCCACCGGTCATCCGTATCGTCACAATTTCACGGGGAACGTCACCGAACTCTGCCCGGTCGGAGCCCTGACTTCGAAGACCTATCGGTTCAAGTCGCGGCCCTGGGACCTGACGCGTACGCAGACGAGCTGCACGCAATGTGCGGTCGGGTGCCAACAGTTCGCCGACGTCCGGCACGGCACGTTGCTGCGGACGATGTCCGTTGAAGACGATCTCATCTCCGACGGCTGGCTTTGCGATCGCGGCCGTTACAACGTCGGCTTTTACGGATCGCCCGATCGGCTGGCGCAGCCGCTCTATCGCCACAACGGCCGCCTGGTGCAGGTCGGATGGGACGACGCGTTCACCCTCTGGGCGACGGCGATTCGAGAGGCGATCGCATCGCGTGGTCCGGGCGCCGTCGGCGCGATCGGCGGCGGCCGTTTGACCAACGAAGAAGCGTATGCTTTGCAGCACGTCTTTCGCTCGATCGGCGTGAGCAATCTCGATTGGCGCGCCGGGAGCCAACGCCAGGCGACACCCGGACGGCACGCTGCGCCGCTCGATCGCATCGACGACGCGCAGGCAGTGGTCATTGCCGGAGAATCGCTGGCCGAACGCGCGCCCGTCCTGTGGTTACGGATTCGAAAAGCCGCGCGACGCGGAACGACGATCGTGCAGGCCGCCGGCCCCGCGGATGCGCGCCATGCGGTGGGCGAGGCATCGCGCATTGCAATCGTTTGGGATGGTCTCGATCTGGAGTTGGGGCGCCGTTACGCCGCGGCGTTCGCGGACGTTACGGAACTGTCGGCGTATATCGCCGGGGAACAAGCGAACGCGCGCGGTGCCGAACTGATGGGCATGCTGCCGTTTAGCGCGCCCGGCTATGCGGCGGCGCGGCCCGGACTCGACGGTTACGGGATGCTCGATGCGGCGCGCTCGGGCGATCTGACCGTGCTTTCAATTTTCGCCCTCAATCCGGCGCGCAACGCCAACGATCCGGCGAACGCGCAAAAGGCGCTCGAGAGCGTTCCCTTCCTCGTGGTAAGCGAGCTCTTCATGACGGAAACCGCACGCCGCGCAACGCTCGTATTGCCGGCACTCGGCGCATTCGAGAAGAAGGGCACGACCCTCAACATCGGCGGCGATCTGTTGCCGGTCAATGCATCGCTGGCAGCCCCGGAGTTTGCGTACTCCGATCTCGAGATGATCGCAGGACTCGCACGACAGCTGGAGGTTGAGGTTCCAGCGCCGGAGGAGGTTCATCGGGCGATCGTTTCGCTGGCGGCAGCCGGTGCGCCGGACTTTGACCTTGGCGAGGCGCGATTCGGCCCGGACTCGGTCGGGCCGCGCGAAGTAACGCTTCTCTCGGGCGGGGGAACGTGGCTGCACGACCCGTGGCTCGCCGGAATGCGAGCGTAG
- the nuoF gene encoding NADH-quinone oxidoreductase subunit NuoF, with protein MPVTKVLTVGIGEVDMLGIDAYRQRGGYQQWERVVRTMQPAEVLDIAEKSGLRGRGGAGFPTGRKWSFLPKDQKPRYLVCNADEAEPGTFKDHMLLEQTPHLILEGMLIGAYGIASHHAFIYIRGEFKRGYEIFSAALAQARAAGYVGANLFGTGYDLEVTVHRGAGAYICGEETGLLNSLEGKRGEPRLKPPFPAVEGLYRMPTVVNNVETLAYLVPILERGAEWFAAAGTERSKGYKIVSVSGHVRNPGNYEVALGTTVRELIDLAGGLRPGRTLMAVQPGGGSSACIFEEHLDWPYDYESMAKAGSMLGSGAFVVFDDTTDFVKAAYNLVRFFSHESCGQCTPCREGGSWMERVLERLVHHRGVPGDYEMLRRVAGSITGLNLCALGDSIEPFLKSVMQRFPEQFESRVVAAPEVRAV; from the coding sequence ATGCCGGTCACTAAGGTTTTGACCGTTGGAATCGGCGAAGTCGATATGCTCGGCATCGACGCTTATCGGCAGCGCGGCGGTTACCAACAATGGGAACGCGTCGTGCGAACGATGCAACCCGCCGAGGTGCTCGACATCGCCGAGAAATCGGGGCTGCGTGGTCGCGGAGGCGCCGGCTTTCCAACGGGCCGAAAATGGTCTTTTCTCCCGAAGGACCAGAAGCCGCGCTACCTTGTCTGCAACGCCGACGAAGCCGAGCCCGGCACGTTCAAGGACCACATGCTCCTGGAGCAGACGCCGCATCTGATTCTCGAGGGAATGCTGATCGGCGCCTATGGAATCGCCTCGCATCACGCCTTTATTTATATTCGCGGTGAATTCAAGCGCGGGTACGAGATTTTCTCGGCGGCCCTCGCGCAGGCGCGTGCGGCGGGTTACGTCGGAGCCAATCTCTTCGGCACCGGTTACGATCTCGAGGTGACGGTTCACCGCGGCGCCGGCGCTTATATTTGCGGCGAGGAGACCGGGTTGCTCAACTCGCTGGAAGGCAAACGCGGCGAGCCGCGACTCAAGCCGCCGTTTCCGGCCGTCGAAGGCCTGTATCGCATGCCGACGGTCGTTAACAACGTCGAGACGCTTGCATATCTCGTGCCGATCTTGGAGCGAGGCGCGGAGTGGTTCGCAGCGGCCGGTACCGAGCGCAGCAAAGGTTATAAGATCGTTTCGGTTTCGGGGCACGTGCGTAATCCCGGCAACTACGAAGTTGCGCTTGGAACGACGGTGCGCGAGCTGATCGATCTCGCCGGCGGCTTGCGTCCGGGACGCACCTTGATGGCGGTTCAGCCCGGCGGAGGTTCGTCGGCCTGCATTTTCGAGGAGCATCTCGATTGGCCATATGATTACGAGAGCATGGCCAAGGCGGGATCGATGCTTGGCTCCGGTGCCTTTGTCGTCTTCGACGACACCACCGATTTCGTGAAAGCTGCGTACAATTTGGTTCGCTTTTTCTCGCACGAATCGTGCGGCCAGTGCACGCCCTGCCGTGAGGGCGGGAGTTGGATGGAGCGCGTGCTCGAGCGCCTCGTGCATCATCGCGGCGTTCCCGGCGATTACGAAATGCTGCGCCGAGTGGCGGGCTCGATTACCGGCTTGAATCTTTGTGCGCTCGGCGACTCCATCGAGCCGTTTCTCAAGTCGGTGATGCAACGCTTCCCCGAGCAGTTCGAATCCCGCGTCGTCGCGGCGCCGGAGGTTCGCGCGGTATGA
- a CDS encoding NAD(P)H-dependent oxidoreductase subunit E codes for MTDNNFPALVERLRPECDRIVAQYEQKRSALLPLMHLFQAHEGFVSSQAVHAAAEILEITPAEVEGAVSFYTLLYRRPVGKYMLQVCRGLACMINGADDLMAYFREKLGVGHLQTTADGLFSYEEVECLAACDRATCMQVNLEFVYDLTPQKIDELIAAMASGEYSVAPMAQTQAPGPTWAIPHDAQIASGRKSRGAEGVPNPNNAGGVGDRSGVIMLDNIINRSVYRFTATSERAVVDSRSVVETIDEQGTHAGH; via the coding sequence ATGACGGACAATAACTTTCCGGCATTGGTCGAACGACTTCGGCCCGAATGCGACCGAATCGTAGCGCAGTACGAGCAGAAGCGGTCGGCGCTGCTTCCGCTCATGCATCTATTCCAAGCGCACGAAGGTTTCGTTAGCTCGCAAGCGGTCCACGCGGCCGCGGAGATTCTCGAAATCACGCCGGCGGAAGTCGAGGGCGCCGTTTCGTTCTATACACTGCTGTACCGCCGACCGGTCGGGAAGTATATGCTGCAGGTTTGTCGAGGATTGGCCTGCATGATTAACGGCGCCGACGACCTTATGGCGTACTTTCGCGAGAAGCTTGGAGTCGGCCATTTGCAGACGACCGCCGATGGGCTCTTCTCGTACGAGGAAGTCGAATGTTTGGCGGCGTGCGACCGCGCGACGTGCATGCAGGTGAATCTGGAATTTGTCTACGATCTGACACCGCAGAAAATCGACGAGCTAATCGCCGCGATGGCCTCCGGCGAGTACTCCGTCGCGCCGATGGCGCAAACGCAAGCGCCCGGACCGACGTGGGCGATACCGCACGACGCGCAGATAGCGTCGGGAAGGAAGTCGCGCGGCGCCGAGGGCGTTCCGAACCCAAACAACGCAGGCGGGGTCGGCGACCGCAGCGGCGTCATCATGCTCGACAACATCATCAATCGCAGCGTCTATCGCTTCACCGCGACGAGCGAGCGAGCCGTGGTCGATTCGCGTTCCGTCGTCGAAACGATCGACGAACAGGGCACCCATGCCGGTCACTAA
- the nuoD gene encoding NADH dehydrogenase (quinone) subunit D has protein sequence MVLSMGPQHPSTHGVLQIVLEINGESVVKADPEIGYLHTGIEKTAESLFWTQAQTVIERMDYLAPSSNALCYALAVERLLGISEGIPPRAQAIRVLSMELTRLASHCVWLGTHGIDLGAISVFFYCFDLRENILDLQESSGGARMHPNYLRVGGLNGDLPDGYVTRLDALIEKFPGRIRELRGLLQANPIFQDRTIDIGVLKPEDALEWGVTGPSLRGSGVAYDVRKAFPYSGYETYAFDVPTRAEGDAYARFLVRLDEMEESMRIVEQARRRLDTPGPVMIDDPKVALPPKETIALSMEALIHHFKLISEGFRVPPGDVYQAIESPRGELGYYIVSNGENRPYRIRTRPPSMYNLQALKGIAPGNLIADLVVMIGSLDPVFGEVDR, from the coding sequence ATGGTGCTGTCGATGGGGCCGCAGCATCCCTCGACACACGGCGTTCTTCAAATCGTCTTGGAGATCAATGGCGAGAGCGTCGTCAAAGCCGATCCCGAAATCGGATACCTCCACACCGGGATCGAGAAAACGGCGGAAAGCCTCTTTTGGACTCAAGCGCAGACCGTGATCGAGCGCATGGATTACCTTGCACCGTCATCCAATGCGCTCTGTTACGCGCTGGCTGTCGAACGTCTGCTCGGGATCAGCGAGGGCATCCCGCCGCGCGCGCAAGCAATCCGCGTGCTCTCGATGGAACTTACGCGGCTCGCGTCGCATTGCGTCTGGCTCGGTACGCACGGTATCGATCTCGGGGCAATTTCGGTCTTCTTTTACTGCTTCGATCTGCGCGAAAATATTCTCGATCTGCAAGAGTCCTCCGGCGGCGCCCGGATGCATCCTAATTACCTTCGCGTTGGCGGTCTCAACGGCGATCTTCCGGACGGCTACGTGACGCGGCTCGATGCGTTGATCGAAAAATTCCCCGGCCGCATCCGCGAATTGCGCGGTCTGCTGCAGGCGAATCCCATCTTTCAGGACCGGACGATCGATATCGGCGTTCTCAAGCCGGAGGATGCTCTCGAGTGGGGCGTCACCGGACCGAGCCTTCGCGGAAGCGGCGTCGCCTACGACGTGCGCAAAGCTTTTCCGTATAGCGGATACGAAACGTACGCCTTCGACGTACCGACGCGCGCCGAAGGGGACGCCTACGCGCGCTTTTTAGTCCGTCTCGATGAGATGGAGGAATCGATGCGAATCGTCGAGCAGGCGCGCCGCCGGCTCGACACGCCGGGACCGGTGATGATCGACGATCCGAAGGTCGCACTGCCGCCGAAGGAGACCATTGCCCTCTCGATGGAAGCGCTGATCCATCACTTCAAGTTGATCAGCGAAGGCTTCCGCGTTCCGCCGGGAGACGTCTATCAGGCGATTGAATCGCCGCGCGGCGAGCTCGGCTACTACATCGTCAGCAACGGCGAAAATCGTCCGTACCGCATTCGTACGCGTCCGCCGAGCATGTACAATCTGCAGGCTCTCAAAGGAATCGCGCCGGGAAACCTGATCGCCGACCTCGTTGTCATGATCGGCTCGCTCGACCCGGTCTTCGGCGAGGTGGACCGATGA
- a CDS encoding NADH-quinone oxidoreductase subunit C — MVPSSQTPPLSGAAIDPPSLRPPIDDAAIERIPLVELRARLQSLKAEGSTLLDLGAVDYLERRPRFDVVYHLLKLPSARASVAEIGTPVRLRLLCGIEADEHVPSVMDLWRSADWAEREVYDLFGIAFDGHADLRRIQMPRDWEGHPLRKDYPLRGPARERAPRPSFANKSNVVAGTPPSGRTLEALQEEVKRARQQ, encoded by the coding sequence ATCGTGCCTAGCTCGCAGACTCCGCCTCTTTCCGGCGCTGCGATCGACCCGCCGAGCCTGCGCCCGCCGATCGACGACGCCGCGATTGAACGCATTCCGCTCGTAGAGCTGCGCGCACGCCTGCAATCGCTCAAAGCAGAGGGTTCGACTTTGCTCGATCTCGGCGCGGTCGACTACTTGGAGCGCCGGCCGCGGTTCGACGTGGTCTACCATCTGCTCAAGCTGCCTTCCGCGCGCGCCTCGGTGGCCGAGATCGGAACTCCGGTGCGCTTGCGTCTTCTGTGCGGCATCGAAGCCGACGAGCACGTGCCCAGCGTCATGGATCTGTGGAGATCGGCGGATTGGGCCGAGCGTGAGGTCTACGATCTCTTCGGCATCGCCTTCGATGGGCACGCGGATCTGCGTCGCATCCAGATGCCGCGCGATTGGGAAGGACATCCGCTGCGCAAGGACTATCCGTTGCGCGGGCCGGCGCGCGAGCGCGCACCGCGGCCCAGCTTTGCCAACAAAAGCAACGTCGTTGCCGGTACGCCGCCGTCGGGGCGTACGCTCGAAGCATTGCAAGAAGAAGTGAAGCGAGCGCGGCAGCAATGA
- a CDS encoding NADH-quinone oxidoreductase subunit B codes for MAVEPGHFMLARLDDVARWAQSSSVWPLTMGLACCAIEMMSVTAPEYDIARLGSEVFRSSPRQADLMIVSGRVAQKMGPVVKRLYDQMADPKWVISMGACASSGGIFDNYAIIQGVDTIIPVDVYVPGCPPTPDGLLYAVNLIQQQIREGGRGGILARA; via the coding sequence ATGGCGGTAGAGCCCGGGCACTTCATGCTGGCGCGCCTCGACGACGTTGCCCGCTGGGCGCAGAGCTCCTCGGTATGGCCGCTGACCATGGGGTTAGCCTGCTGCGCGATCGAGATGATGAGCGTTACCGCGCCGGAATACGATATCGCGCGGCTTGGTTCTGAAGTCTTTCGCAGCTCGCCGCGTCAAGCCGATCTGATGATCGTTTCGGGACGCGTGGCGCAAAAGATGGGCCCGGTCGTGAAGCGGCTGTACGATCAAATGGCCGATCCGAAATGGGTAATCTCCATGGGAGCCTGCGCCAGTTCAGGCGGCATTTTCGACAACTATGCGATCATTCAAGGCGTCGATACGATCATTCCGGTCGACGTCTACGTTCCGGGCTGTCCGCCGACGCCCGACGGTCTGCTGTATGCCGTCAATCTCATCCAACAGCAGATTCGTGAAGGTGGTCGCGGTGGGATTCTTGCGCGAGCCTAA
- a CDS encoding NADH-quinone oxidoreductase subunit A, producing MNPYGPVAIYLCVAFLAALLFSVLPGLLARAKPNAHKREAYECGVEPTSPVAGRFPVRFYLIAMLFVVFDVEAASFYPWAVKMHALRTFGLLEMVIFIVVLAIGYAYVWKKGGFVWR from the coding sequence ATGAATCCCTACGGTCCGGTCGCAATCTACCTGTGCGTCGCCTTTCTAGCGGCGTTGCTCTTTAGCGTCTTGCCCGGCCTTTTGGCGCGCGCCAAGCCTAACGCGCATAAGCGCGAAGCCTACGAATGCGGCGTCGAACCCACCTCGCCGGTGGCCGGCCGCTTTCCCGTGCGCTTTTACTTGATTGCGATGCTCTTCGTCGTCTTTGACGTCGAAGCGGCGTCGTTCTATCCCTGGGCGGTCAAAATGCACGCGCTGCGCACATTTGGTTTGCTTGAAATGGTAATTTTCATCGTTGTTCTTGCGATCGGCTACGCGTACGTCTGGAAGAAGGGCGGCTTCGTATGGCGGTAG
- a CDS encoding carboxypeptidase regulatory-like domain-containing protein, with protein MPTMRQAVLGLLLLFALGDGCSAPPNVVGVQDFGRVAGRVLDAMTNRPIPNALVSIGSLYTTRADVNGGFRLRAVAGDQTVTARAAGYSTATADTTIPKDDTVSIGYIRLVPLTYPAGQPTLAPPPTPTPRPTAPSSATMSAPSPTPSSPLAPPSVSPAFATPNALPS; from the coding sequence ATGCCCACGATGCGCCAGGCCGTTCTGGGACTTTTGTTGCTCTTCGCTCTCGGCGACGGATGCTCGGCGCCCCCCAACGTCGTCGGCGTCCAAGACTTCGGTCGCGTTGCCGGCCGAGTGCTCGACGCTATGACCAATCGTCCGATTCCAAACGCGCTGGTATCGATCGGTTCGCTCTACACCACGCGGGCCGACGTCAACGGGGGCTTCCGGCTGCGGGCAGTTGCCGGCGACCAAACCGTCACCGCGCGTGCGGCGGGCTATTCGACCGCGACGGCCGACACCACGATCCCTAAAGACGACACCGTCTCCATCGGCTACATTCGGCTCGTTCCGCTGACCTATCCGGCCGGCCAGCCGACGCTCGCTCCACCGCCGACGCCGACGCCCCGCCCGACGGCGCCGTCGTCGGCCACGATGAGCGCGCCGAGCCCAACACCCTCGAGTCCATTGGCGCCGCCCTCCGTCTCACCCGCATTCGCCACGCCGAACGCGCTGCCGAGCTAA
- a CDS encoding Na+/H+ antiporter — MTEALVLVTFLTVVVLLAVGAKRLRVPYPIAFVIGGIALAFTRRIPRPHVDPELIMLIVIPPLLYGAAWSTDWFDLKRNARPITLHAVGLVIFTMAIVGIVVHYTVPAFTWPLAFLLGAIVSPPDAVAAEAIFERIAIPHRIAAIVTGECLVNDATALVLYRFALAAAISGAFSLARASAAFVVVAAGGIVVGLATAFLLEGILRYIARHGFSDAMIVSVVFLLAPFAAYLPAEELGVSGVLAAVTAGILLSRRSASFIDSEARVLGASVWRLLIFVLNAYAFLLIGVELPSILAALQPHVRDYILYGVILSFTVIVVRLAWIFPATYLPRMLSRRLRERDPSPSWQQIFVLGWSGMRGIVSLAIALALPYTLGDAPFPARDVTIFFTLCVIFVTLVLQGLTLGPLIEWLGVTETSRGGKREARLRIRALEAGIARLREEEARRTTPLEREIADRILDEYEQRINVLRGKTSQDGGGDVKESRIDRTLQKEALAAERRAILAMRGAGEIPDDVYRSIEYDLDLAMLRLS, encoded by the coding sequence ATGACCGAAGCGCTCGTACTCGTCACCTTCCTCACCGTCGTCGTGTTGCTCGCGGTCGGCGCGAAGCGGCTGCGCGTCCCCTACCCGATCGCTTTCGTCATCGGCGGTATCGCGCTTGCGTTTACGCGCCGCATTCCCCGTCCGCACGTCGATCCCGAGTTGATCATGCTCATCGTCATCCCGCCGCTGCTCTACGGCGCCGCGTGGTCGACCGATTGGTTCGATCTCAAGCGCAACGCGCGGCCGATCACGCTTCACGCTGTGGGTTTGGTAATTTTTACCATGGCAATCGTCGGGATCGTCGTTCATTACACCGTACCCGCGTTCACGTGGCCGTTGGCGTTCTTGCTCGGTGCGATCGTCTCGCCGCCGGACGCGGTCGCAGCGGAGGCGATCTTCGAACGGATTGCGATTCCGCACCGCATCGCGGCGATCGTGACCGGCGAATGCTTGGTGAACGACGCAACCGCGCTCGTACTCTACCGCTTTGCGCTCGCCGCCGCCATCTCGGGGGCGTTCTCACTCGCTCGCGCGAGCGCGGCCTTCGTGGTGGTCGCGGCAGGCGGCATCGTCGTCGGGCTCGCGACGGCATTCCTACTCGAAGGGATCCTCCGCTACATTGCTCGGCACGGATTCTCCGATGCGATGATCGTTAGCGTCGTCTTCTTACTGGCGCCCTTCGCCGCTTATCTTCCGGCCGAAGAGCTTGGAGTATCGGGCGTACTCGCCGCCGTGACAGCGGGAATTCTCTTGAGCCGTCGCTCGGCGAGTTTCATCGATTCGGAGGCTCGCGTGCTCGGCGCCTCGGTCTGGCGCCTGCTCATCTTCGTGCTCAACGCCTACGCGTTTCTTCTCATCGGCGTGGAGCTGCCGTCAATCCTCGCCGCGCTGCAACCGCACGTTCGCGATTACATCCTTTATGGAGTGATTCTGAGTTTCACCGTTATCGTCGTGCGGCTGGCATGGATTTTCCCAGCGACCTACCTTCCACGTATGCTAAGCCGCCGGCTCCGCGAGCGCGATCCTAGTCCGTCGTGGCAGCAGATCTTCGTCCTCGGATGGTCGGGCATGCGTGGAATAGTTTCGCTCGCGATCGCGCTGGCATTGCCCTACACTCTGGGAGACGCGCCGTTTCCCGCTCGCGACGTAACAATTTTTTTTACGCTATGCGTCATCTTTGTAACGCTGGTGCTGCAAGGGCTGACCTTGGGGCCATTGATCGAGTGGCTCGGTGTGACCGAGACGAGCCGCGGCGGTAAGCGCGAAGCGCGCCTGCGTATTCGCGCCCTGGAAGCCGGCATCGCGCGGCTTCGAGAAGAGGAAGCGCGGCGAACCACACCATTGGAACGCGAGATCGCCGATCGGATTCTTGACGAGTACGAGCAACGGATCAACGTTCTGCGGGGGAAGACTTCACAAGATGGCGGGGGCGACGTCAAAGAGAGCCGCATCGATCGGACTCTACAAAAAGAAGCGCTTGCCGCGGAACGCCGCGCGATTCTCGCGATGCGTGGCGCCGGCGAGATTCCCGACGACGTCTATCGCTCGATCGAGTACGATCTCGATCTCGCGATGTTGCGTTTGAGCTGA
- a CDS encoding bifunctional adenosylcobinamide kinase/adenosylcobinamide-phosphate guanylyltransferase, translating into MGVVFVTGPVSSGKSAFAVRLARECNCAVTYVATAAGAPEDVEWRARLLRHVRDRPSEWRTVETAAMAHDAQLALFRGAAPETCLLVDALGTWLAARIATYIDLLEIDYTVVESQLEVEATQFVDAMLASPAEVIAVSEQIGWDVVPVAASARLFRDTMGRMIQRLAKHAKRVYLVVAGYALDLREVGEPIDLDGQ; encoded by the coding sequence ATGGGCGTCGTCTTCGTTACCGGACCGGTGAGTTCGGGCAAGAGCGCATTTGCCGTACGGTTGGCGCGCGAGTGCAATTGCGCCGTGACGTACGTTGCGACGGCGGCCGGGGCTCCCGAAGACGTCGAGTGGCGCGCGCGGCTCCTGCGCCACGTGCGGGATCGGCCCTCCGAATGGCGCACCGTCGAGACCGCTGCGATGGCGCATGACGCGCAACTGGCGCTTTTTCGAGGCGCTGCGCCGGAAACGTGTTTGCTCGTCGACGCTCTGGGCACGTGGCTTGCAGCGCGGATCGCAACGTACATCGACCTCCTCGAGATCGACTATACGGTCGTGGAGTCGCAGCTCGAAGTTGAGGCAACGCAGTTCGTTGATGCCATGCTTGCCTCTCCGGCCGAGGTGATCGCAGTGAGCGAACAAATCGGCTGGGATGTCGTGCCCGTTGCCGCATCGGCCCGCCTCTTTCGCGACACGATGGGTCGCATGATACAGCGGCTCGCCAAGCACGCAAAACGCGTCTATCTCGTCGTCGCCGGTTATGCGCTCGATCTTCGGGAAGTAGGCGAACCCATTGACCTTGATGGCCAATGA
- a CDS encoding two pore domain potassium channel family protein: MNGLSIAFGIVIIALALNDVFQSVVMPRATGRRFRLSFYVWRTMWKLWPIAAWKLHSGDDDAREDFLAVFAPFMLVLLIGVWVGLLIFGFAFVLWGMRGGIVPVHASFATMLYFAGTSLLTIGFGDVVGREVLPRFVSVLAALAGLSFLAITTAYLFAVFGSFQQRETFVVMTAAHAGTPPSGVNLLAIAGYAGIADDLGSLMIDAQRWTATVMESHLAYPVLAFFRSSHDEQSWVGTLGTLLDAATLMMTTIDGARDGQARILYNVGRHATHDLARYFQVESSHEGVGVERLEFDHACDRLSAAGYRLRDRDGAWRRFSELRANYAPHLNVLARFFQIPPLQWIGDRSTITVSAHGEFKIRVSGPSDEGSS; the protein is encoded by the coding sequence GTGAACGGCTTGAGCATTGCGTTCGGCATCGTCATCATCGCGCTAGCCCTCAACGACGTCTTTCAATCGGTGGTCATGCCGCGCGCGACTGGGAGGCGCTTCCGACTCAGTTTTTACGTCTGGCGCACCATGTGGAAACTCTGGCCGATCGCCGCGTGGAAACTGCACTCCGGCGACGACGACGCTCGCGAAGATTTCTTGGCGGTCTTCGCGCCTTTTATGTTGGTTCTACTCATCGGAGTGTGGGTGGGACTGTTGATATTCGGTTTTGCATTCGTGCTCTGGGGTATGCGGGGCGGGATCGTTCCTGTGCACGCTTCCTTCGCAACGATGCTGTACTTCGCGGGAACGTCGCTGCTCACGATTGGATTCGGCGACGTCGTCGGACGCGAGGTTCTGCCGCGATTCGTTTCCGTTTTGGCGGCGCTGGCGGGCTTATCGTTCCTGGCAATCACAACGGCATATCTCTTCGCCGTATTCGGCTCGTTCCAACAGCGCGAGACGTTCGTCGTGATGACCGCCGCGCACGCGGGAACGCCTCCCAGCGGCGTCAATCTGCTCGCGATTGCCGGCTATGCGGGCATCGCCGACGATCTGGGATCGTTGATGATCGACGCCCAACGCTGGACGGCAACCGTAATGGAGAGCCACCTGGCATATCCGGTCCTCGCGTTTTTTCGTTCCAGTCACGACGAGCAATCGTGGGTGGGGACGCTCGGCACGTTGCTCGACGCGGCGACCCTCATGATGACCACAATCGACGGAGCCCGCGATGGGCAGGCTCGAATCCTCTACAACGTCGGCCGCCACGCGACGCACGATCTCGCGCGATATTTCCAAGTGGAAAGCAGTCACGAAGGCGTGGGCGTCGAGCGATTGGAGTTCGATCATGCCTGCGATCGCCTCAGTGCCGCCGGTTATCGATTGCGCGATCGCGATGGCGCATGGCGCCGCTTTTCCGAACTTCGGGCCAACTATGCGCCACACCTCAACGTGCTCGCGCGCTTCTTCCAGATTCCGCCATTGCAATGGATCGGCGATCGATCGACGATCACCGTCTCGGCGCACGGCGAGTTCAAAATCCGTGTGTCGGGTCCGTCCGATGAAGGAAGCTCTTGA